tcaagtcctggaaacagcctcttacagaaatgtagggaaaggctgcgtactatagacccaaagtggtcggacccttccctggaccctgcgcaagcgggagctacatgcaccaggttgccctttttttttattttccttagGGGTGGCCCTCTCATTTAACTAGGCAGGCAACCCCAAGAAGCATACACTCATGAGAGATATAAGCATTTTCTAGTGGAAAAATAGTGTTACCAACTAAAGAAAAAATATGTATGCATATAGGACACATGAGCGATGTACATCTGATTTTTTTAAGAGGTAAACGAAGGGGCCACAAATATCAACATAGAATATGGAGTGAGTGGATTAAAGTTGAGTGGTAGTAGAATCAATATCCATGACATCAAAGGTTCCAAATACTCACCGGCTTCGTTAGTAACAAGTGTATCTGAATTATCATACGGAAACAACAAAAATTATCCAAATATTCGTTTTCTGGCGGTATAGCAGTGTCGGGTTCATCAAGAGATACTGAATTATGTTCATCTAGAGCGTTCTGGTCCTCCTGCGACATGCCGACATCTAGGTTTTGCGGGACAAAGCTAGAAGTTAACGCCGGGAACACGAGATCATGCCGTCAAACTTGAATATTGTCTGCCAAAGGCTGGAACAGTCAGCTTGAGCTTGAGACCGCACTCAGCGATGTTTTTCTGGGGCCAAAGATCCATGCTCTCATTGCTTCCAGAACCATTGCTTCTCCATGTTTGATCGAAATTATGTGAGTGTCGCCTCTTTCCTGAGCACGCATGAAAACTGAACCACAGCAATGTGAAACGTGTTGTACCCTATCAGCACTTCTAAGTAAGCTAAGTTGAGTATAAAATACCAGCTAGGTCATTGTAGTATAGTGGTGAGTATTCCCGCCTGTCACGCGggtgacccgggttcgatcccTGGCAACGGCCCTCCTTCCTGGCCTGAACAACGGTGGAGGCCTGCTGAGAGCTCGCCTGGCCCGTCCGGGTCTATTTACCGTATGCACCCTGGAAAAGTAACATGTTCGCTCTAGAGCCCTGCCCGAACCAACCAATCCTCTTTGTAAAACCCTGGCGTGTATGCAGGAACAGGAGGATTAGACCGTTTCTTGAGAGAACAGCCTTAGTTTGTACCTAGTGGTTTTGGTGTGGGTGCCCGAACAAGCCTATGTATGCATTGCGCTTGATCCTCTTGTAAATCTCCTTTTGCTCTTCTATCAAAATATGATACATCATTGCCGTACTCTAAAAAAAAACTGGCGTGTATTTAAGACCTACATGTATGCAATTATTGATTAGAGAAGAAGAAGGGCACCCGTTTTGTGGCATCTTGAAAAGCAACAGCAGCCATGGTGCCTAGAAACATTCTCACTCCTACCCTAAAACCATTTTAGAGCATTAAAAATTTACATCATCTGTTGGAAGATTCTCTTATGCACAGTCAGATATCTATCGGCGCTGCAGTGTGCCGCTAGTTGCTGGCGGACATGGCGTGCACGGCGGTTGTTATGTCATAAAACAAATTTCACCTTTAGGTTTCTCTGGATTTTTCTTGAGATTtatcttttttctgttttcttctcTGGATTTAATTCTAGAAAAAAATTCACCTTTTTTTCTTGGCCCAATGTTGTCAAAGTTAAATCTGGCATATCTCTCGGTAGGGTATCCTAGATATACGACAAGTTCAAGGGCTCAAGGCTTTGTACATGACAGTTACAATTAGGCTGATCTGATGAATCTAAAGTACAGCGTCATAAAAGTAATATGATCACTGAAAATTTGTGGACGATTCAGACAAGCCTTGAGCCCTTGTCTATACTTGCTATCATCACTAACTGTACCAGCATGATTACTCCCTAATtattactctctccgtcccatGACGCTTTTATATTATGTTCAGTGCTCAACACTAAGTGGGATTTTAGCCTTGTTATTACAAGGGTGGCTCCTAATTACGCGCTACAACCTGACGAAGACCAGTTGTTTTCCCTTAGACATGCAGCTCCTGACTGAGCTGGCCATTGTAGAGATCTTGCCACGAGTCGGCTTATTGTAGTGACTCGATACTGCAACGGTTTGGTACTGTAGTGCTTACTAGGTTTTTTTACTTTCTCTTTTAATTCTTTTTAGAAAAAACAAgaaatgaacatttttttggaactttcaaacattttttgaaacgtgATGATCTTCCTtaaaatttcaaacattttttgaattttcaaatatTTAAAAAACAAACTTGTTTTTAATTTGAAACATCTTAAAAAAATTGAACAATATTGAAATTGCAAACAAATTTCTaaagtttttgaacattttttaaaattccaaaTAATAAAAAATCTAAACGTACTTGAAAATAAAAACCAGGAAACATGTAAAGAAAAAAGGGGCCGGACTATATTTGCTGGCCAAAAACCTCCTAGAAAGTTCTGAAAACTAGATAGTACAATATATTTGCTCTTAGATGGGCCGGCCGAATAGATATCACGATGTTAATCTTCATGTGCGTTTGAGCGACAATTTGAGAACCCCTCGAAAAAAAGACaatccgagagagagagagactgtcAAATGGGAAATCACNNNNNNNNNNNNNNNNNNNNNNNNNNNNNNNNNNNNNNNNNNNNNNNNNNNNNNNNNNNNNNNNNNNNNNNNNNNNNNNNNNNNNNNNNNNNNNNNNNNNNNNNNNNNNNNNNNNNNNNNNNNNNNNNNNNNNNNNNNNNNNNNNNNNNNNNNNNNNNNNNNNNNNNNNNNNNNNNNNNNNNNNNNNNNNNNNNNNNNNNNNNNNNNNNNNNNNNNNNNNNNNNNNNNGACTCCCGAGGGCACTTTTCATAGCCACGAGAGCCCTTCAGACTTTAGTGCTCCAGATGACGCGCTCCACTATTGTTACTTATATATCACGCACCACATTGCTTCCACACGAGAACAAATTCCTTTTGTTTCTCctggattttttttctgttttcttgggTTTTCTTTTATGTTTCCCTCGGGTTTTTACCCGGTTCCTCAACGGAGGTTTTCATGCATACTTGTGCCCTCGCGTGGAGCATATTGCTTCACGCAAGAGCACAGTTTGTACATCACATCTTAGAGCACGGGGTTAGTACTAGGTGAAACCATGGGTTAGTTTACATCAAAAGCATGAAGTGTGCTTCACACAGGAGTACTGTTGTGCTTCATGTTCTAAGCACAGGTGTGCTTCTCATGTGCTTCACGTGAAGCACAACTTACTTCACTTGGGAAGCATAGGTGCGTATCCACGGGAGTATATGTGTGATTTCTCGCAAGAGTATAGTTGTGCTTCAGCTCTTGTAAAAAGCACATGTTATTTCTAAAGAAGTTATCAGAACTTATCAAAGAGATATTTCATTTTAACTCTTCTAAAAAGAACCCCNNNNNNNNNNNNNNNNNNNNNNNNNNNNNNNNNNNNNNNNNNNNNNNNNNNNNNNNNNNNNNNNNNNNNNNNNNNNNNNNNNNNNNNNNNNNNNNNNNNNNNNNNNNNNNNNNNNNNNNNNNNNNNNNNNNNNNNNNNNNNNNNNNNNNNNNNNNNNNNNNNNNNNNNNNNNNNNNNNNNNNNNNNNNNNNNNNNNNNNNNNNNNNNNNNNNNNNNNNNNNNNNNNNNNNNNNNNNNNNNNNNNNNNNNNNNNNNNNNNNNNNNNNNNNNNNNNNNNNNCAGACAAGTTTGGGAATTGGGATGACTCATGCAAAAGGTACCTCTAATTAGTTTTTTAGCTATATAGGTAACTCTAATTAGTGATTCCGCATAAGCATAAGAACATCTTACAAACGGCATTGTGTCTGGACTGGGCCGGCCCGGCCTTTTAACCGGAAGAAGGGTGGGGAAAAAACTGATATGTACCGTACTGCTGCTGTACATGCCGCGCTGCTCATCGAAGAGCTGAAGAAACGGCGGCGCGCATGGAGGCGCAGCCGCGGGAGATCGGCGCGCATCCTTCTTCCTCGGCGCCGGCGGCCGCTGAGTCCTCGTCCTCGTTACTGACGTAACCCCCATACCCTTCCTCGTCCTCTACTCATCCATCGCTCTCTGTTTTCCTCGTCAAATTCGTTCGCGGAAAGAGTAGACAGATTTCAGGGCGGTTAGTTATTTCTGCGTCCCATCCCCTTTTCCGTTCATCTGTGAATCTTGCATCAGATCCACCTACGTCAGTAAGATTAATTAGGTAGATTGATTCTGCTTATTCTGGAGAAGAAAAACAATCCAGATTGAGACGGCCCCTGCTAAGTCTAGATCTTCAATGTTGATTTTGCTGATTCCAATGCAGATTTTTGTTTTCCCTGCTCTACATCTACAGCATTGCAGTTAAGAATGTGCCACTGATTTGCCAGGCCTGTATCAGTGTGCTGGGAGAATCATATTTGTTTTGCCTGTCATTTTTTTGGCCTGATTCAGTGTGCAGAAAGTTCCCATGTAGTTCAGTTTGATAACTAGGCGCTGTCAATGAGTATCTAGCACTCGGCACTTGCCACGTATTAGTTTGAGAAACAGGCGATTGTGGTGTGTAGTTCAGTGGGCACAAAGATTTATATGAAACTTCAGCAACCCGTCTATCTACCACGTATAGCTCCCCCGTAGAACTGAAATTTGGTGCCCGCGTAGTTGTTAATCTTATTCTGAACTTCTCAGGGCCAACACCTCAGTATAATATGTACCTTTGTTTAGCTCAGGTCATGTTTTCTAGAATCTTGGTAGCTCCTATTCTTTTTCATACAATTATATCTTGCTTTGCATGCCTAATCTTTTGTCCTGACTTTGTTACATCCAACAGGGAGAGCTCTGCCATGCGAATCAGGGCTAAGAGAACCTGCCATGCCCCTGCCTCCTCCGTCTTGGCCACATCCGGGCCACGAGGATGGGCAGAGCTCCAGGAAGATCTGCTTCAATGTGTAGTCGCTCTCCTCGGCTCCTCCCGCGACCTCCTCGCCTTCGGTGCCACCTGTCGTCCTTGGCGTGATCTGTTCTCAGCGCACACGTCCTCTTTGCAGCCTCTCCTCCTCTACCCAAGTACCGACAGGCAACAATCTCTGTGTACTTGGAAATTGGCTGATCCTGCTGCCACCCCATCCTATCCCAGTTTGCTTTCCTTGAGTGACCTCAGAGGCATGCTCTTTCTTTGCTGCTCCTACGGTCACCTCATCTTCTGCGACCGCGACCGGTTCTGCATTGTTAATGCGTTCAGTGGCGCTAAGGTTGTGCCTCCTTGCCTCAAGTCAGATCACTTCACTCGCATTAGCTTTGCCACCTTGACTGCCCCGGTTGCATCTACTGACTCACATCTCCTTGTCGGCAGTGGAGCCTATCTGTTCCAGTGGCGCATCGGGGGCGACTCTTGGTTGGAACACTATTCTAAAGTTCTTTTTCTTAAGAGTGAACAAATTGTGGCACGGAAGGGGAAAACATACGCCCTAGGGTCTTTCGGGTCCTTCTGCATCATACAATTATCACCCAGGCtcttaattcagaaatttgaagtTGTACTTGAGAAAGATAGAACCGAAGATCACTATTGGACAAATCAAAAAACATGGCTTGTGGTGTGTGGTGTTGCGCTTCTCTTGATCAAACTTGAGGCAGGAGGAAAGATATCCTCGGACGCCATCCAGTTCATGGCCTTCAAGCTAGAGTCATTGGACGCCATGACCAAGAAGGCAACATGGGTGAAGGTGTACAGGCTGGATCACTGGGCCATCTTTGTTAGCCCTGACATGCGATGTGAGGCATTGCCATGCATGAACCCGGAGAGATGGGGAGGGAGGAGTAACCACATATACTTCCCAAGTTATCAGTCTGAAAAACCTTGGGCTGCAGTCCAACTATGGCAACAATGTAACGACTATTGGACACGTTTGCAGCTCAGGAACACCGGAAGCTGGGACCGCAGATTGGAGTCAACCTGGGTCGTTCCCAGCACGTTTCCTCGCTCTGGTCAGCGATGATCTTAGGGGCAATCGTGCGTGCAGCTGGTGATTGGCTTCTGATATAACTTACGTGGGAGAATTCTACTCCCTCTGAACGTCCTATATTACTTTAGAGATGGAGTACCATTTTGCAATTGCAAGGCGAATAGTTGACTAAATGTTCTTGAATGCTTCCTAAGTTACTCGTCTTGCACTTTTTTTGTGTGGCAATAACAAGGGACTCTTAATTATGGTTTATTTCTCATTtactactacctctgttcctaaatataagtctttctagagattccaataggGATTagatacggaacaaaatgagtggatcgacactctaaaatatgtatatatacatccgtcTGTAGTccgtgttgaaatctctaaaaagacttatatttagaaacggagggagtagaaattatGGCGTTACTTTTTTGTACATGGGCCACTTGATATATAACATGGGCTAGGCCTGCAACTTTCTTCATACTAGATACCTTCTTTTTAGACAATCTTCATATTAGATACCTAAAGGTGGTCATCTAGCCTGGGGCTGGGCCCAAAATGCAAATTCATACTGCCTACCAAGGTGGGCTGGGCCCAAAATGTAAATTCATACTGCCTGCTAAGGTGTTTATCTACTCATTATTTCATCCAGAAAGCTATAAGCCTACTCCCATTCTTCATCTTTTCATACTAGTACTAGAAACCTATGGTGTTTATCCTTATGTCAGTAAGATTTTCTATAACCATTTGATCCTAATTCGCCGTCGGATATCAGCTGTTGAATAACTGATCAGATCTTATCATCTTTAAAGAAATGgatcacaaacacacacacacacacacacacgcacacgcgcgcacacacatgaCAGGAATAAAGACTGGTCTAGCTCATCACCATCATCTTTTTGTGCTTtcacgtgaatgaattgtgcactCTCTCGCACACATAGACAAACCTCTCTTACTCCATGAGCATCTCCATCACACATACGCACTCCATCTATTTCTCGTCCTCTCTCTAGGTTAGAATTGTCTCTCTACCTCGCCCTCTAAGTCTCTCACAAAAACATACACGCTCTCTCCGTCAAACACACGCACCCCTTTCCCCTCCTCTCTCTAGGTTAGAATCATCTCTCTACCTCGCCGTGTAAGTCTCTCTCAcaaaaacacacacgctctctccgtTAAACACACGCACCCCTCGCCCCCCCACCTCATGTCTCTAAGTATAACTCTGTCTTGCACACATTCCTGAGGTTAACTGGATTCCCCGGAACCACAAGAATCCTTAGAATGGGATTCACACGACAGGAATAAGAACTGTCTAGCTCATCACCATCATCTTTTTGTGCTTACGAACCTCTTGCTTTCCCTCTATAGCATGCCCTCAAGGCCTCAACATCTCGATGGCATCAAGGAAGACAAAAAGACACAACAACACCACAGGCATGGCGGGCACGGCGTCTATATGAAACTCATGTTTGACTCGGCAGGTGCAGCACCCATGTCGCCATAGATTGGACAAGTTTCATAAACACCTTGATGAAAAAGGTCTAGCAAATAACAATTTTCTGAGTTTCTTGCACCAACTAGTATCTTGAAATATTGACCTGTTTGTGGAGGGTGAGCAATTTACTTGTATTTCAATAGTATGTAGATATGTATATAGCTTCTCATCGTCATTCGGCCCCTGTAAATTTCTCTTCTTAATTTCTCTTGTGGTGGTACATAAAAAGTTTTAGCTACCAGCATATGACATACACTCAACTTCTCTTCCTTTATGTaaatgtaaagtaaataaaagagcTACTTATCCTAATGAAAAACTATTTTAGGGTCACATCTGGTGAGAAAAAAATTCTTCCTACATGGCAACAAGACAGACTTCACAACCAAATGGGTGCAAATCTCCAAAAGGCCATAGAATTTGTGCAGTCTCCACATATGAAAAGGATATATATGATCAGATGAACATGGATTGAAATTTGGCACACAATAATAGTTTTGGCTTTATACAGCCTTGTCACCCCAGTATTTTAAAATTTTCCTGTGTTGCTTTTCTTATCTACAAAAGATAAGGCTGCTGCATGTGCTTGCATAATCTATCTGTACATGACGACACCGTTGATCAGATAAATGGACTTTTGTTGTGGATGTCCTTGCTTCCTTTCTGTGCATGACGACACCGTTGGCACTTGCACTTCTAGAAAAGATATCATGTGTACTTTCCCCTACTATTCAGATTGAAAGCATACAGGTTGTACAACAAGCCAACAAATTTCAACCATATTCTTTTACTCCATTACTACTCATACTGCAAAAGAAAACTTCGTGCACAACAGTCCCACAGCTAGTAACTATCTGGAGAGGAAAAGAAGAACATGATACTAGTATATTATATGTTTACATATATTGGTACTCAATTAGTCACTTGGAGGTTGAAGTTACTACCTCGATTTTCTTTTCAGTCATCATTTTTGGAATGATTCAGGTATACAGTTATGACCACTATTTTTTGCACTtacatgtttttgaaaattattATAGACATAATGAGATGGAATTATTCATCACGATAACTCCAATACCAGACCTGTCAATTCCTGCTTTTATATTATTCAGTTAGCCACTAGGTTTTGTAACTCCCATGGTTTCTTGGCTTTGCAAATGTATTATGTACAAGAATATTTATCTATATTATCTCCAGGAAGCGATCATCCTGCACTAGCTCTACGGGGATTAGTCGACTTCTTATGTAGCAGCTTGGTTGACATTAATTCTGTGACTGGACAGGAAAGCACATTCTGAATATGTCAACATTGTTTCAAATCCGGCAACTCTTTATATTGCTCATACATGTTTGTGGTTTTGTCCTCTTTGATCTGGTCTCTCTTCATATGTTCCTTGGGCCGCTCTTTATTTCTCCTTTCATGttctgaatttttttgttttcatgGAGGGCATACAATAGAGTGCTGGTTCATTCCAGTAAGATGCTGCTGAGATTTCATCTATCGTGTAAAACATGCAATTTTATTTCGAGGACAGCTTTATTCAGGAGCAGATGTTTGTTATTTCCAAGTTGCAATAGTACTGGCAACACACGATGATGCATGGGCCTTGTATTACCGCTTCACCGATCAACTG
The sequence above is drawn from the Triticum aestivum cultivar Chinese Spring chromosome 7A, IWGSC CS RefSeq v2.1, whole genome shotgun sequence genome and encodes:
- the LOC123154329 gene encoding uncharacterized protein: MEAQPREIGAHPSSSAPAAAESSSSLLTESSAMRIRAKRTCHAPASSVLATSGPRGWAELQEDLLQCVVALLGSSRDLLAFGATCRPWRDLFSAHTSSLQPLLLYPSTDRQQSLCTWKLADPAATPSYPSLLSLSDLRGMLFLCCSYGHLIFCDRDRFCIVNAFSGAKVVPPCLKSDHFTRISFATLTAPVASTDSHLLVGSGAYLFQWRIGGDSWLEHYSKVLFLKSEQIVARKGKTYALGSFGSFCIIQLSPRLLIQKFEVVLEKDRTEDHYWTNQKTWLVVCGVALLLIKLEAGGKISSDAIQFMAFKLESLDAMTKKATWVKVYRLDHWAIFVSPDMRCEALPCMNPERWGGRSNHIYFPSYQSEKPWAAVQLWQQCNDYWTRLQLRNTGSWDRRLESTWVVPSTFPRSGQR